A window from Purpureocillium takamizusanense chromosome 3, complete sequence encodes these proteins:
- a CDS encoding uncharacterized protein (COG:S~EggNog:ENOG503NX0D): MGRYELEYPKDATNLVKRHGERGIYALEKIHGLINSTLLLHVSFNPPGDSPFPVTLPMIGQMGSFDRPSASLGDPLDLYVHGYVSARMFNVGRDAGAEGVPVCVSASHVDGLVLAVSAFSHSYNYRSAVLFGHAALVTDDAEKLYAMELITDSVVPQRWHNTRLPPTGAEMQSTSILRVRIASGSAKFRDGGVNDDKHDLEDEDALNKVWTGVVPIYSTMGEPVPSGHNRIALPKYASEFFDEFSRDSKEVALKAANKKSE; the protein is encoded by the exons atgggccGCTACGAACTCGAGTATCCCAAGGACGCGACCAACCTCGTCAAGCGTCATGGCGAGCGAG GCATCTACGCGCTGGAGAAGATCCACGGCCTCATCAACagcacgctgctgctgcacgtgTCCTTCAACCCGCCCGGGGACTCGCCCTTCCCCGTCACCCTGCCTATGATCGGGCAGATGGGCTCCTTCGACcgccccagcgcctcgctcgGCGACCCGCTGGACCTGTACGTCCACGGCTACGTCTCGGCGCGCATGTTCAACGTcgggcgcgacgccggcgccgagggcgtcccCGTCTGCGTGTCCGCCTcccacgtcgacgggctcgtcctcgccgtctccgccttTAGCCACTCCTACAACTACCGCTCCGCCGTGCTCTTcgggcacgccgccctcgtcaccgacgacgccgagaagctctACGCCATGGAGCTCATCACCGATAGCGTCGTGCCCCAGCGCTGGCACAACACACGCCTGCCCCCCACGGGCGCCGAGATGCAGAGCACGAGCATCCTCCGCGTCAGGATCGCCTCGGGCAGCGCAAAGTTCCGCGACGGGGGCGTCAATGACGATAAGCACGACCTCGAAGACGAAGATGCCCTCAACAAGGTGTGGACGGGTGTAGTGCCCATCTACTCCACCATGGGCGAGCCTGTCCCCAGTGGGCACAACCGCATCGCCCTGCCCAAGTATGCGTCCGAATTCTTCGACGAGTTCAGCAGGGACAGCAAGGAGGTGGCGCTCAAAGCGGCGAACAAGAAGTCTGAATAG
- a CDS encoding uncharacterized protein (COG:S~EggNog:ENOG503NX0D), which translates to MIGQMGSFDRPSASLGDPLDLYVHGYVSARMFNVGRDAGAEGVPVCVSASHVDGLVLAVSAFSHSYNYRSAVLFGHAALVTDDAEKLYAMELITDSVVPQRWHNTRLPPTGAEMQSTSILRVRIASGSAKFRDGGVNDDKHDLEDEDALNKVWTGVVPIYSTMGEPVPSGHNRIALPKYASEFFDEFSRDSKEVALKAANKKSE; encoded by the coding sequence ATGATCGGGCAGATGGGCTCCTTCGACcgccccagcgcctcgctcgGCGACCCGCTGGACCTGTACGTCCACGGCTACGTCTCGGCGCGCATGTTCAACGTcgggcgcgacgccggcgccgagggcgtcccCGTCTGCGTGTCCGCCTcccacgtcgacgggctcgtcctcgccgtctccgccttTAGCCACTCCTACAACTACCGCTCCGCCGTGCTCTTcgggcacgccgccctcgtcaccgacgacgccgagaagctctACGCCATGGAGCTCATCACCGATAGCGTCGTGCCCCAGCGCTGGCACAACACACGCCTGCCCCCCACGGGCGCCGAGATGCAGAGCACGAGCATCCTCCGCGTCAGGATCGCCTCGGGCAGCGCAAAGTTCCGCGACGGGGGCGTCAATGACGATAAGCACGACCTCGAAGACGAAGATGCCCTCAACAAGGTGTGGACGGGTGTAGTGCCCATCTACTCCACCATGGGCGAGCCTGTCCCCAGTGGGCACAACCGCATCGCCCTGCCCAAGTATGCGTCCGAATTCTTCGACGAGTTCAGCAGGGACAGCAAGGAGGTGGCGCTCAAAGCGGCGAACAAGAAGTCTGAATAG
- a CDS encoding uncharacterized protein (TransMembrane:1 (i48-67o)~EggNog:ENOG503NZJN~COG:S) has protein sequence MAGGQASSKPSSTPADDALSPQRFERELKSLAAKARSDTWAGRTRRQLVVYLRAALLLALLGVYSNVSQLNLSPVYGAIPAAIWHSKVLMAGCFAGWAGNEALRRSLPVSAAQALPLVALYTPALQFFLAGLSGRLGAQWGPVATEALTLFPLAALTAAAVADDLEGDGGGGGARLTMLPGFVADAAPGLGSWGMLKLVEQRAGEHLRANMGRAVAVYTRLGLELLLGVAYAVVARSRFLVYAAPPLLHTLVANPHVASPAATQALVSRMMSDNWLLIERRESVTGYLSVVQNMREGFRALRCDHSLLGGNWVQAAADGDVSEPIYGVFAMLEAVRLAESAKPVADEDAHALVVGLGVGTTPSAFVTLGINTTVVEIDRSVYELAAKYFQLKENNPPVIADAVSYTAALAASAPETYDYIVHDVFTGGAEPVDLFTLEFFQGLAALLKPDGAVAINYAGDLSLPTPKLIYRTIKHVFPTCRIFRESPVDAEAAKGHAPDFTNLVIFCKKTAGPLRFRAPTARDLLRSPAREEFLALKHEVAQDVLLSGEDASVLSRNDTSAVVKWHETSALGHWAIMRNALPDMVWEQW, from the exons ATGGCCGGAGGACaagccagcagcaagccgtcgtcgacgccggcggacGATGCCCTCTCTCCGCAGCGCTTCGAGCGGGAGCTCAAGAGCctcgcggccaaggcccggAGCGACACGTGGGCGGGCCGGACGCGcaggcagctcgtcgtctaCCTCCGGGCGGCGctcctgctggcgctgctgggcgtcTACTCCAACGTCTCGCAGCTCAACCTGTCGCCCGTGTACGGGGCCATCCCCGCGGCCATCTGGCACTCAAAGGTCCTCATGGCGGGCTGCTTcgcgggctgggccggcaacgaggcgctgcggcggtcCCTCCCCGTGAgcgccgcgcaggccctcccgctcgtcgcgctgTACACGCCCGCGCTGCAGTTCTTCCTCGCGGGCCTCagcgggcggctcggcgcGCAGTGGGGGCCCGTCGCGACCGAGGCGCTGACGCTGTTCCCGCTCGCGGCcctgaccgccgccgccgtggccgacgacctcgagggggacggcggcggcggcggcgcgcgcctcaCCATGCTGCCGGGGTTCGTGGCCGACGCGGCTCCCGGTCTCGGCTCCTGGGGCATGCTCAAGCTCGTggagcagcgcgcgggcgagcaccTGCGCGCCAACatgggccgcgccgtcgccgtgtaCACGCGCCTCGGGCTGGAGCTCCTCCTGGGCGTCGCGTACGCCGTGGTGGCGCGCTCGCGGTTCCTCGTCtacgcggcgccgccgctgctgcacaCGCTCGTCGCGAACCCGCAcgtcgcctcccccgccgccacgcaggccctcgtcagCCGCATGATGTCGGACAACTGGCTGCTcatcgagcgccgcgagTCCGTCACGGGCTACCTCTCCGTCGTGCAGAACATGCGCGAGGGGTTCCGCGCCCTGCGCTGCGACCAtagcctcctcggcggcaactGGGTccaagcggcggcggacggcgacgtctcggAGCCCATATACGGCGTCTTTGCCATGCTCGAAGCTGTGAGGCTGGCGGAGAGCGCCAagcccgtggccgacgaggacgcccaTGCCCTGGTCGT cggcctgggcgtcggcaccacgccctcggcctttGTCACTCTCGGCATCAACACGACCGTGGTCGAGATTGACCGCTCCGTCTACGAGCTGGCCGCAAAGTACTTCCAGCTCAAGGAGAACAACCCGCCCGTCATTGCCGACGCTGTGAGCTACACGGCCGCCCTGGCTGCTTCGGCCCCGGAGACGTACGACTACATCGTCCACGACGTCttcaccggcggcgcagagccCGTGGATCTGTTTACGCTCGAGTTCTTCCAGGgtctcgcggcgctgctcaagcCCGACGGCGCTGTCGCCATT aaCTACGCCGGCGACCTCagcctgccgacgccgaagcTCATCTACCGCACAATCAAGCACGTCTTCCCCACCTGCCGCATCTTCCGCGAgtcgcccgtcgacgccgaggcggccaagggccaCGCGCCCGACTTCACCAACCTGGTCATCTTCTgcaagaagacggccggGCCGCTGAGGTTCCGCGCGCCGACCGCCCGCGACCTCCTGCGGAGCCCGGCCAGGGAGGAGTTCCTGGCCCTGAAGCACGAGGTGGCCCAGGACGTGCTGCTGtccggcgaggacgcctcCGTGCTGTCGCGCAACGACACGAGCGCCGTGGTCAAGTGGCACGAAACGAGTGCCTTGGGTCACTGGGCCATTATGCGGAATGCCCTACCAGACATGGTGTGGGAGCAGTGGTGA
- the DAL81_2 gene encoding Fungal specific transcription factor (COG:K~EggNog:ENOG503NVUA) → MLLPSMAHNATVQRTAPIAIAPKPPRPEQPPQRQDSLHRFEIGPASLQTAESTSFSGSVAPPCQACRFSGTKCVLGDDEDGCVPCQTNGSECSLSSSPQSRKRKLNGDSSNDAGLGKRSSPGISARRLQNSSLSSTAASSSFLEDMANVGGPTMLKRTLGLQNDRYSQYIGPTTDFEPSLINLSTFDPQDESLLSRGTLRKVSDTDTFLMLPDHATPGFEHIIQDADAIEAVVAPHGRKLIDLYFRIVHPAFPIIQKHVFLEKYERSHREFSPPILAAVYILAINWWEQSDDLSPLPRPNVQELERLIRQTLADAMNRPKLSTIQAGLLLSQRPEGDQWAPTAQLVAIGQELGLHLDCSNWKIPPWEKGLRRRLAWALYMQDKWGALVHGRPSHICLSNWGVRPLSANDFPDVEWDENDQDEKEDVERGRLLFTRVVQLSGILAEILETFYTLQSTTTISEAGQQGTHLVLSMAKPVQLKLKEWYGGLPATLRLEPYSSSSYSPSRATTTSRLSSIGYLHLAYFATEITLHRRIIRSLASNSSGVDPYVQHICRSAAKARLISAMDFVNRLTPSHLSSFWYFASKTNFALIGTFGSLLWATSPGREEADWYRRRLGEYRWTLSVSSKPGENRNLTEFAMTMLDISTGLLKKLPEKPSMSRSGSLADMSAPSMPSSFPNSFVGSFAGGSMLGRFSNIPSADVSSVQSPRSADYSSDDDMEDSYATPV, encoded by the exons ATGCTGCTACCATCAATGGCGCACAACGCAACTGTCCAACGCACGGCGCCCATAGCCATCGCGCCCaagccgcctcggcctgaGCAGCCGCCCCAGCGCCAGGATAGCCTGCACCGCTTTGAAATAGGCCCGGCCAGCCTGCAGACTGCCGAGTCCACGTCCTTCTCCGGATCCGTGGCCCCACCCTGCCAGGCCTGCCGCTTCTCTGGCACCAAGTGTGTgctcggcgatgatgaagatggctGTGTGCCCTGTCAGACCAACGGCTCCGAGTGCTCATTGTCTTCGAGTCCGCAGTCTCGAAAAAGGAAACTGAACGGCGACTCATCCAACGACGCAGGACTAGGGAAGCGAAG TTCCCCTGGCATATCTGCCCGGCGACTTCAAAACTCGAGCCTCTCGAGCACTGCGGCTAGCAGCTCCTtcctcgaggacatggccaATGTCGGCGGCCCGACGATGCTCAAGCGGACCTTGGGCCTCCAGAATGACCGGTACAGCCAGTACATTGGTCCAACAACCGACTTTGAGCCGTCTCTCATCAACCTGTCCACCTTTGACCCCCAGGACGAGAGTCTGCTGTCTAGGGGCACTCTCCGCAAGGTCAGCGATACCGACACATTCTTGATGTTACCGGACCACGCCACGCCGGGCTTCGAGCACATCATccaggacgccgacgccatagaggccgtcgtcgcaccCCATGGACGGAAATTGATCGACTTGTACTTCCGGATCGTCCATCCAGCCTTTCCGATCATCCAGAAGCACGTGTTTCTGGAAAAGTACGAGCGGTCGCATCGAGAATTCTCGCCTCCGATCTTGGCTGCTGTCTACATTCTGGCCATCAATTGGTGGGAGCAGAGTGATGACTTGTCCCCCCTGCCTCGGCCAAATGTGCAAGAGCTCGAGAGGTTGATTCGGCAGACACTGGCAGACGCCATGAACCGGCCAAAGCTGTCAACCATCCAGGCCGGCCTTTTGCTGTCGCAACGTCCCGAGGGCGATCAGTGGGCGCCGACTGCGCAGCTCGTTGCCATCGGGCAGGAGCTCGGACTGCACCTGGACTGTTCGAACTGGAAGATCCCACCGTGGGAGAAGGGCCTGAGGCGGAGACTTGCTTGGGCGTTGTACATGCAGGACAAGTGGGGTGCTCTCGTCCACGGTCGCCCATCGCATATCTGCTTGTCGAACTGGGGGGTCCGACCTCTCTCAGCCAACGACTTCCCCGACGTCGAGTGGGATGAGAACGACCAGGACGAGAAGGAAGACGTTGAGCGGGGACGGCTCCTGTTCACTCGGGTGGTGCAGCTCTCGGGCATCCTGGCCGAGATCCTCGAGACGTTTTACACGCTGCAGTCGACCACCACGATCTCCGAGGCGGGCCAGCAGGGGACCCACCTGGTGCTGTCCATGGCCAAGCCCGTGCAGCTGAAGCTCAAGGAATGGTACGGCGGGCTGCCGGCCAcgctccgcctcgagccgtactcgagcagcagctactcgccgtcacgggcaacgacgacgagcaggctgTCGAGCATCGGCTACCTCCACCTGGCATATTTTGCCACGGAAATCACACTCCACCGGCGAATCATTCGGTCGCTGGCGTCCAACTCGTCTGGGGTGGACCCCTATGTTCAGCACATCTGCCGCagcgcggccaaggcgcgccTCATCTCGGCCATGGACTTTGTGAACCGGTTGACGCCCAGTCACCTGAGCTCTTTCTGGTACTTTGCATCCAAGACAAACTTTGCCCTCATCGGCACGTTTGGCTCGCTGCTGtgggcgacgtcgcccgGCCGAGAAGAGGCCGACTGGTACcggaggcggctgggcgaGTATCGGTGGACGCTGTCGGTGAGCTCGAAGCCGGGCGAAAACAGGAACCTGACGGAGTTTGCCATGACCATGCTGGACATTTCGACGGGCCTCCTGAAGAAGCTGCCGGAGAAGCCGTCGAtgagccgcagcggcagcctggCGGATATGtcagcgccgtcgatgccgtcgtcattCCCGAATTCCTTTGTTGGCTCCtttgccggcggcagcatgcTCGGTCGGTTCAGCAACATACCCAGCGCCGATGTCAGCAGCGTGCAGAGCCCACGCAGCGCAGACTactcgagcgacgacgacatggaggacAGCTATGCGACGCCGGTGTGA
- a CDS encoding uncharacterized protein (COG:S~EggNog:ENOG503P2WU) yields the protein MTPRHPSGQLLGIEMAFDIVDPTPEQAPAVSTVHLQAMTNNALTQAQFPGEAAAKYFHRWLARNTLQHVRDANKGTLVARVSETGEVAGFIKWLVHEAGSNEAAAKDLESFSKPSNTELMDSYGELTERARREAMGAKPYYHVTFLCTDPKWAGCGIASALLGHVLERAEADGMSVILEATMEAVRLYQKFGFKIVREFHLKLPCRGSSDLSEPYEERCMVWSPSSTCNGV from the exons ATGACTCCAAGGCACCCTTCAGGCCAGCTGCTGGGTATCGAAATGGCCTTCGACATTGTCGACCCGACGCCGGAACAGGCCCCGGCCGTTTCCACTGTCCACCTCCAGGCCATGACGAACAACGCCCTCACGCAAGCGCAATTCCCTGGCGAAGCTGCTGCCAAGTACTTCCACAGATGGCTCGCCCGGAACACACTTCAGCACGTCCGTGACGCGAACAAAGGCACGCTCGTAGCCCGAGTCTCGGAAACCGGCGAGGTGGCCGGCTTCATCAAGTGGCTGGTGCACGAAGCCGGCAGCAACGAGGCTGCTGCCAAAGACCTCGAATCGTTTTCAAAACCGTCCAACACTGAGCTTATGGACTCGTACGGTGAACTGACGGAACGAGCCAGAAGGGAGGCGATGGGCGCGAAACCGTACTACC ACGTAACATTTCTCTGTACCGATCCGAAATGGGCTGGGTGTGGTATTGCCTCGGCTTTGCTGGGGCACGTTCTGGAGCGTGCAGAGGCTGATGGCATGAGCGTCATTCTCGAGGCCACTATGGAGGCCGTGCGCCTCTATCAGAAGTTCGGGTTCAAGATCGTTCGCGAGTTCCACCTCAAGCTGCCGTGCCGAGGCTCTTCCGACCTTTCAGAACCGTACGAAGAGCGATGCATGGTGtggtcgccctcctcgacgtgcAACGGCGTGTGA
- a CDS encoding Tyrosinase (COG:S~SECRETED:SignalP(1-25~SECRETED:cutsite=ALA-QQ~SECRETED:prob=0.8039)~EggNog:ENOG503NXY8), which translates to MLPKLSTLWPAALAVLVAASSVALAQQHIPVTGAPVPGNGPVPLRLNINDMQARGGAAWHLFLRSLRAMYDMDPSDQRSWFQIAGIHGKPYVEWNNAGPEQSNGWRGYCPHGEKIFASWHRPYIALFEQELVRHAQRLAAEYPVRWRDSYVNAAANLRIPYWDWAADLAVPQATVPRVVKVVIPDGDGVREADMENPLATYRYPAAALQGRFGVFDDVRGRTRILRCPAPARYPESANNALRSRTYKEWVYDAFATQNDFTGFATGERGFGLERIHDSIHWDSACGQQFLSVDLTAFDPLFLFHHANADRLWAYWQAVHPESPIFNDTYWGRSRFATRENTPIGNQSPLEPFFQTSGAFHTSLSVLSYGSFGYSYPGLEFWAKSVQQMQQDATRTIIQLYGPRPRAPAAKALGATGDESTQKYQPHRRYFVKLQLDRTQVERPCSVNVYLDDQRAGSWVIGQQPESGVVKGGFTIDKAVQGAGRHLSSVNDTTDFIKHALRVEIETRDGRKIDLSSVTSLAMELEDVDVVPSARDDEFPRYERPHRQPVTVTGRH; encoded by the exons ATGTTACCCAAGCTCTCCACGTTGTGGCCCGCGGCCCTTGCCgttctcgtcgccgcctcgtcagTCGCTCTCGCACAGCAACACATTCCCGTCACTGGCGCTCCTGTCCCGGGAAATGGACCGGTTCCGCTGCGTCTCAATATCAATGATATGcaggcccgggggggggcggcttg GCATCTCTTCCTTCGGTCCCTGCGAGCCATGTACGACATGGATCCGTCCGATCAGCGCTCCTGGTTCCAGATAGCGGGCATCCACGGCAAGCCTTACGTCGAGTGGAACAATGCCGGGCCCGAACAGTCCAACGGGTGGCGCGGCTACTGTCCCCATGGT GAGAAGATATTCGCGAGCTGGCACCGTCCATATATCGCACTGTTCGAG CAAGAGCTCGTCAGGCACGCGCaacggctcgccgccgagtaCCCGGTCCGGTGGCGCGACTCGTATGTGAACGCGGCTGCAAATTTGCGCATCCCTTACTGGGACTGGGCGGCCGACCTGGCCGTGCCGCAAGCCACCGTCCCGCGCGTCGTCAAGGTCGTTATCCcggatggcgacggcgttcGCGAAGCCGACATGGAGAACCCGCTGGCAACGTACCGGTACCCGGCTGCCGCGCTGCAAGGCCGCTTCGGCGTCTTCGACGACGTGAGGGGCAGGACTCGGATCCTGCGCTGCCCAGCACCGGCAAGGTATCCCGAGTCAGCCAACAATGCTCTGCGGAGCCGCACCTACAAGGAGTGGGTT TACGATGCCTTCGCGACCCAAAACGACTTCACTGGCTTCGCCACGGGTGAGAGGGGCTTCGGGCTGGAGCGGATCCACGATAGCATCCATTGGGACTCGGCGTGCGGACAACAGTTCTTGAGCGTCGACCTGACGGCCTTTGACCCCCTATT CCTCTTTCACCACGCCAACGCCGACCGTCTCTGGGCGTACTGGCAGGCCGTGCACCCGGAGAGCCCCATCTTCAACGACACTTACTGGGGCCGATCGCGGTTCGCGACCCGCGAGAACACTCCCATCGGCAACCAATCCCCACTGGAACCCTTCTTCCAAACTTCGGGCGCTTTCCACACGTCTCTGTCCGTCCTCTCGTACGGCAGCTTCGGTTACTCGTATCCAGGCCTCGAATTCTGGGCCAAGAGCGTTCAGCAGATGCAGCAAGACGCCACGCGCACCATCATTCAGCTCTATGGCCCCagaccgcgcgcgccggcggcgaaggctCTTGGGGCTACCGGAGACGAGTCGACGCAGAAGTACCAGCCTCACCGGCGCTACTTTGTTAAACTGCAGCTCGACAGGACCCAGGTCGAGAGGCCGTGCTCCGTCAACGTGTACCTCGACGACCAGCGCGCTGGTAGTTGGGTCATTGGGCAGCAGCCTGAGAGCGGCGTTGTCAAGGGCGGCTTCACcatcgacaaggccgtccaAGGCGCCGGCAGACACCTGAGTTCTGTCAACGACACGACAGACTTCATCAAGCATGCTCTGCGGGTCGAAATCGAAACT CGCGACGGGAGAAAAATCGACCTCAGCTCTGTGACAAGTCTTGCTATGGAGCTCGAGGATGTCGACGTTGTGCCTTCAGCGCGAGACGACGAGTTCCCTCGGTACGAGAGACCGCACCGGCAGCCAGTGACGGTGACGGGGCGTCATTGA
- a CDS encoding uncharacterized protein (COG:S~EggNog:ENOG503PD4P) — translation MRNAIIKDKADKDRQRFIDSIDSEAICRLASSYHAGLLPCKTFGSPKHGSFNVCVFVEFDASPPERWAVRIPLPARATAWIDEKIEIELATMRYVAAKTTIPIPRVHAYSFTEGSPIGTAFIIMDYVQGRTLKDLGFKKEKRWRSYTRPTEATSKLHEQLADVYVQLRQLEFPEIGALGLPIVDGKPSYDCEPDDIRVCHRPLSIEMMMQELEGMDPGARIKPRTTFSTARCFVDALFWLADNEFDKSPDIGLDTRAGRATLYARHQFRRFVLDTWVDSAADRGPFVLMHGDMLMLMSNLLFDEELTLIGVLDWEWSFVVPAQMLVPPVWLTGGGPDFMLLGKSLFYTEAGRLVAAVRDRERALPPPRRLSQEWATKMETWCHTAVVMALLSPDLTHDVYWDLVFYEVEEPRSEEPDFRTFYMEAIHPRLTAFMMESPERKALIAREEEQRRFFEDEKEYFKNSFSREIAEEGC, via the exons ATGAGAAATGCCATCATCAAAGACAAGGCTGACAAGGATCGTCAGCGCTTCATCGACTCCATCGACTCCGAAGCTATATGccgtctcgcctcgtcctACCACGCAGGCCTTCTTCCGTGCAAGACGTTTGGGTCCCCCAAACACGGCTCCTTCAATGTCTGCGTCTTTGTCGAGTTTGATGCTTCCCCGCCGGAGAGATGGGCCGTCCGAATTCCCCTGCCggcgcgcgccaccgcctgGATCGACGAGAAGATTGAGATTGAGCTGGCCACCATGAG GTATGTCGCTGCTAAAAccaccatccccatcccccgCGTGCACGCCTACTCCTTCACCGAGGGCAGTCCGATCGGCACGgccttcatcatcatggaCTACGTTCAGGGCCGGACCCTCAAGGACCTCGGCttcaagaaggagaagagaTGGCGTAGCTACACCCGCCCGACCGAGGCGACGAGCAAGCTccacgagcagctcgccgacgtctACGTGCAGCTCCGTCAACTCGAGTTCCCCGAAatcggcgccctcgggctgCCCATCGTAGATGGAAAGCCATCGTATGATTGCGAGCCTGACGACATCCGCGTGTGCCACCGGCCTTTATCAATtgagatgatgatgcaggagctcgaggggATGGATCCCGGCGCGAGGATCAAGCCTAGAACCACCTTTTCGACAGCCAGGTGCTTTGTAGACGCTCTGttctggctggctgacaaCGAGTTCGACAAATCCCCCGATATAGGACTCGACACTCGCGCGGGCCGGGCCACCCTCTACGCGAGACACCAGTTTCGCCGTTTCGTGCTTGATACTTGGGTCGACTCCGCCGCTGACAGGGGGCCCTTTGTCCTGATGCATGGGGATATGCTCATGCTGATGAGTAACTTGCTCTTCGATGAGGAGCTTACCCTCATCGGCGTCCTAGACTGGGAATGGAGCTTTGTCGTTCCGGCGCAGATGCTCGTCCCGCCCGTCTGGCtgaccggcggcgggcccgacTTTATGCTCCTCGGCAAGAGCCTCTTCTACACCGAGGCCGggcgtctcgtcgccgccgtcagggACCGCGAGCGAgctctcccgccgccgaggcgacTCTCCCAGGAGTGGGCCACCAAGATGGAAACGTGGTGCCACACGGCCGTAGTGATGGCCCTGCTGAGCCCAGACCTGACGCACGACGTGTACTGGGACCTGGTGTTCTACGAGGTCGAAGAGCCGAGGTCGGAGGAACCCGATTTCAGGACGTTCTACATGGAGGCCATCCACCCGCGCCTGACGGCCTTTATGATGGAGTCCCCAGAGCGGAAGGCTTTGATcgcccgcgaggaggagcagaggcGCTTCTTTGAGGACGAGAAAGAATACTTTAAGAACTCATTTTCACGAGAGATAGCAGAAGAGGGTTGCTAG